GTTTTTCAGACCCAGCCCCCACGCCCCACGGCGTGCGGGGCTTTTCAACTTCACGACATGGCAAAGAAAGAGAAAGTGATCACGTTCAAGATTGACGACAACACCCTTGCCGCCCTTGACGATCTCGCCAGGCAGCTCGGCGAAACCCGCAGCGAACTGCTGCGCCGGGCGGCCTTCTACCTC
This window of the Gammaproteobacteria bacterium genome carries:
- a CDS encoding ribbon-helix-helix protein, CopG family; protein product: MAKKEKVITFKIDDNTLAALDDLARQLGETRSELLRRAAFYL